The Chlamydia trachomatis A/HAR-13 nucleotide sequence GATCGTAAACATTATTAGAGCTCCAAAGACAAAGAGGTAGCGTTTATGTGGTTGGGAGACTATTCTTTATTAAATCTCTTAGGGATCTTTTTACAAGCCACGTTTATTCAGAATATTTTGCTGTCCACATTTTTAGGAATGTGTAGCTATTTGGCCTGTTCATCTCGCTTGTCAACAGCCAACGGCTTGGGGATGTCTGTGGCTCTCGTGCTTACAATTACAGGAAGCATTAACTGGTTGGTACATTATTTTATCACAAAACCGGGCGCCTTGGCTTGGTTATCACCTGCATTAGCAAATATTGATCTCAGCTTCCTAGAATTAATCATGTTTATTGTTGTTATCGCAGCATTCACACAAATTTTAGAAGTACTCCTCGAAAGATTTTCCAGAAACCTTTACCTAGCTTTGGGAATATTTCTTCCCCTTATTGCAGTAAACTGCGCTATCCTAGGTGGAGTATTATTTGGAATTACTCGAAACTATCCTTTTCTACCTATGGTGGTATTCTCCTTGGGCTCAGGATGTGGCTGGTGGCTTGCGATCGTTCTTTTTGCAACTATTAGAGAAAAATTAGCTTACTCCGATGTTCCTCAACACTTACGAGGGACAGGGATTTCCTTCATTACGACAGGACTGATGGCTATGGCTTTTATGGGATTAACAGGAATTGATATTTCCAAACCCACAACATCTAAACCTGCATTTGTCACGAATATAGCCACTGATAGCCCACAACCAAATACACATTCTAGCTCAGAAGAACCCAAGGCTTCATAAATGGCGGTTAATAGCCGCCTTTGCTAGGGTTCTAAAGAAAAGCTTTCGCTGCGGAAATCT carries:
- the nqrE gene encoding NADH:ubiquinone reductase (Na(+)-transporting) subunit E, whose protein sequence is MWLGDYSLLNLLGIFLQATFIQNILLSTFLGMCSYLACSSRLSTANGLGMSVALVLTITGSINWLVHYFITKPGALAWLSPALANIDLSFLELIMFIVVIAAFTQILEVLLERFSRNLYLALGIFLPLIAVNCAILGGVLFGITRNYPFLPMVVFSLGSGCGWWLAIVLFATIREKLAYSDVPQHLRGTGISFITTGLMAMAFMGLTGIDISKPTTSKPAFVTNIATDSPQPNTHSSSEEPKAS